In Arachis hypogaea cultivar Tifrunner chromosome 2, arahy.Tifrunner.gnm2.J5K5, whole genome shotgun sequence, a genomic segment contains:
- the LOC140176462 gene encoding uncharacterized protein — translation MWAKVPRNFKSPDMDVYDGTTDPKHHLSNFESRMYLTDASDATRCKAFPTTLTKAVMKWFDSLPPRLVTSFDDLSRKFLMRFSIQKEKVKHAPSPLGVKQEVEEPLKDYMERFNKACLEIQDLPTEAVIMGLVNGL, via the coding sequence ATGTGGGCAAAGgttccaaggaacttcaaaagccctgacaTGGATGTGTACGACGGGACCACCGAcccaaagcatcatctgagcaacttcGAAAGTCGGATGTACTTAACCGACGCCTCTGATGCTacccgctgcaaagcctttccgacaACTCTAACAAAGGCagtgatgaagtggttcgatagcctccccccaAGGTTGGTCACCAGTTTCGACGACCTCTCGCGTAAGTTTCTTATGCGATTTTCAATCCAAAAGGAAAAAGTCAAGCATGCGCCTAGTCCCCTAGGGGTAAAACAGGAGGTCGAAGAACCTCTGAAagactacatggaaaggttcaataaggCATGCCTAGAAATTCAAGACCTGCCTACAGAAGCAGTAATTATGGGCCTAGTAAATGGACTTTGA